In Paralichthys olivaceus isolate ysfri-2021 chromosome 1, ASM2471397v2, whole genome shotgun sequence, the following are encoded in one genomic region:
- the LOC109629117 gene encoding uncharacterized protein isoform X2 → MLAEVAVLAEVVMLAEVAMLAEVAVLAEVAMLAEVAMLAEVVMLAEVAVLAEVAMLMCTPCEPLAALTAPDVQASWVLHSSSSSYKVLDFIGEGSFGQIFKSQNLRTKEVVAVKIPKKDTENEDINDEVAILKVISKLDSDHNNLIKFHEQFQHMEQTCLVFEMMDMNLYDLLEQREGKPLTLHEIRPVGKQLLVALDALKRFGVLHTDIKPDNIMFVNMQDQPLRLKLIDFGCALMVSQVELGMDVQPYGYRAPEIALGLPFTEAIDVWGVGCVLAFLYLAQNLFHVDCKYQMMNSMVAVLGQPEDHLLRAGKYSQQFFIEEEAGATSSWRLMTAEEFTVANHMSPEKPDLFINGLTSLNDLIHIHPKSDAIEMEDRRAFVSLLGALLHFDGDERISPRQALQQPFISMSHLRQDVNSGDYLTTSKTAMRVNPTEDRVACAASDCGNFETELSGSMDTDSWCSDEAQDSASAPRSSFRVVNTSDTDSWCSDEAQDSASAPRSSFRVVNTSDADSWCSDEAQDSASAPRSSLRDVNTSHTDSWCSDEAQDSANAPRSSFRVVNTSDADSWCFDEAQDSANAPRSSLRDVNTSDADSWCFDEAQDSASAPRSSFRDVNTSDTDSWCSDEAQDSANAPRSSLRDVNTSHTDSWCSDEAQNSANAPRSSLRDVNTSHTDSWCSDEAQDSASAPRSSLRDVNTSHTDSWCSDEAQGAASAPRSSLRDVNTSDADSWCSDEAQDSANAPRSSLRDVNTSDADSWCFDEAQDSASAPRSSLRDVNTSDTDSWCSDEAQNSANAPRSSLRDVNTIHTDSCCSDEAQDSASAPRSSLRDVNTSHTDSWCSDEAQGAASAPRSSLRDVNTSDADSWCSDEAQDSANAPRSSLRDVNTSDADSWCFDEAQDSASAPRSSFRVVNTSDTDSWCFDEAQDSANAPRSSFRDVNTSDTDSWCSDEAQDSANAPRSSLRDVNTSDTDSWCSDEAQNSANAPRSSLRDVNTIHTDSCCSDEAQDSASAPRSSLRDVNTSHTDSWCSDEAQGAASAPRSSLRDVNTSDADSWCSDEAQDSANAPRSSFRVVNTSHTDSCCSDEAQNSSSAPCSLFRNINTSDADSCCSEVEVVSLNICCLCLFNDSSNDNSWFCHEAVDVPAAAKASSGRRKKLMKRIRKFFLGLRCCFCSKVED, encoded by the exons ATGCTAGCAGAAGTAGCAGTGCTAGCAGAAGTAGTGATGCTAGCAGAAGTAGCGATGCTAGCAGAAGTAGCAGTGCTAGCAGAAGTAGCGATGCTAGCAGAAGTAGCAATGCTAGCAGAAGTAGTGATGCTAGCAGAAGTAGCAGTGCTAGCAGAAGTAGCAATGCTAATGTGCACCCCGTGTGAACCcttgg ctGCACTGACAGCACCTGATGTTCAGGCCAGCTGGGTGCTTCACAGCAGCTCGTCCTCCTATAAAGTCCTGGACTTCATAGGGGAAGGAAGCTTTGGCCAAATTTTCAAGTCCCAGAACCTCAGGACGAAAGAGGTGGTTGCTGTGAAAATCCCAAAGAAGGACACAGAGAACGAGGACATTAACGATGAG gtgGCCATATTGAAAGTCATCAGTAAGCTGGATTCAGATCACAACAACCTGATCAAGTTCCATGAACAATTCCAACACATGGAACAGACATGCTTGGTGTTCGAGATGATGGACATGAATCTCTATGACCTGCTAGAGCAGCGAGAGGGGAAACCCCTCACTCTTCATGAGATCCGCCCAGTTGGCAAGCAG CTCTTGGTGGCCTTGGATGCTCTGAAACGTTTTGGTGTCCTGCACACGGACATCAAACCGGACAATATCATGTTCGTCAACATGCAGGACCAGCCGCTAAGGCTGAAGCTGATCGACTTTGGCTGCGCTTTGATGGTGTCCCAGGTGGAGCTGGGCATGGACGTCCAGCCGTATGGGTATAG GGCTCCAGAAATCGCACTTGGCCTTCCATTTACAGAGGCCATCGATGTGTGGGGGGTCGGGTGTGTGCTGGCGTTCCTATACCTGGCTCAAAACCTCTTCCATGTGGACTGCAAATATCAGATG ATGAACAGCATGGTTGCAGTGCTGGGCCAGCCAGAGGACCACCTGCTCCGTGCTGGCAAGTACAGCCAGCAGTTCTTCATTGAAGAGGAGGCTGGAGCTACTTCATCATGGAGACTGATG ACGGCAGAAGAATTTACTGTGGCAAACCACATGAGCCCAGAGAAACCCGACCTCTTTATCAATGGGCTGACCTCTCTAAACGATTTGATTCAT ATCCATCCAAAATCGGACGCCATTGAGATGGAAGACCGGAGGGCCTTTGTGTCACTCTTAGGAGCTTTGCTGCATTTTGATGGGGATGAGAGGATCTCTCCTCGTCAAGCTCTGCAGCAGCCCTTCATTTCCATGAGCCACCTGAGACAGGACGTCAACAGCGGAGACTA TCTGACCACCTCCAAAACTGCCATGAGGGTCAACCCAACTGAGGACAGGGTCGCCTGTGCAGCATCAGACTGCGGCAACTTTGAGACAGAACTCTCTGGCTCCATGGACACAGACTCATGGTGCTCTGATGAGGCTCAAGACTCCGCTAGTGCCCCCAGGTCCTCATTCAGAGTGGTTAACACCAGTGATACAGACTCATGGTGCTCTGATGAGGCTCAAGACTCCGCTAGTGCCCCCAGGTCCTCATTCAGAGTGGTTAACACCAGTGATGCAGACTCATGGTGCTCTGATGAGGCTCAAGACTCCGCTAGTGCCCCCAG GTCTTCATTGAGAGACGTTAACACCAGTCACACAGACTCATGGTGCTCTGATGAGGCTCAAGACTCCGCTAATGCCCCCAGGTCCTCATTCAGAGTCGTTAACACCAGTGATGCAGACTCATGGTGCTTTGATGAGGCTCAAGACTCCGCTAATGCCCCCAGGTCTTCATTGAGAGACGTCAACACCAGTGATGCAGACTCATGGTGCTTTGATGAGGCTCAAGACTCCGCTAGTGCCCCCAGGTCCTCATTCAGAGACGTTAACACCAGTGATACAGACTCATGGTGCTCTGATGAGGCTCAAGACTCTGCTAATGCCCCCAGGTCTTCATTGAGAGACGTTAACACCAGTCACACAGACTCATGGTGCTCTGATGAGGCTCAAAACTCCGCTAATGCCCCCAGGTCTTCATTGAGAGACGTCAACACCAGTCACACAGACTCATGGTGCTCTGATGAGGCTCAAGACTCCGCTAGTGCCCCCAGGTCTTCATTGAGAGACGTCAACACCAGTCACACAGACTCATGGTGCTCTGATGAGGCTCAAGGCGCCGCTAGTGCCCCCAGGTCTTCATTGAGAGACGTCAACACCAGTGATGCAGACTCATGGTGCTCTGATGAGGCTCAAGACTCCGCTAATGCCCCCAG GTCTTCATTGAGAGACGTCAACACCAGTGATGCAGACTCATGGTGCTTTGATGAGGCTCAAGACTCCGCTAGTGCCCCCAG GTCTTCATTGAGAGACGTCAACACCAGTGATACAGACTCATGGTGCTCTGATGAGGCTCAAAACTCCGCTAATGCCCCCAGGTCTTCATTGAGAGACGTCAACACCATACACACAGACTCATGTTGTTCTGATGAGGCTCAAGACTCCGCTAGTGCCCCCAGGTCTTCATTGAGAGACGTCAACACCAGTCACACAGACTCATGGTGCTCTGATGAGGCTCAAGGCGCCGCTAGTGCCCCCAGGTCTTCATTGAGAGACGTCAACACCAGTGATGCAGACTCATGGTGCTCTGATGAGGCTCAAGACTCCGCTAATGCCCCCAG GTCTTCATTGAGAGACGTCAACACCAGTGATGCAGACTCATGGTGCTTTGATGAGGCTCAAGACTCCGCTAGTGCCCCCAGGTCCTCATTCAGAGTGGTTAACACCAGTGATACAGACTCATGGTGCTTTGATGAGGCTCAAGACTCCGCTAATGCCCCCAGGTCCTCATTCAGAGACGTTAACACCAGTGATACAGACTCATGGTGCTCTGATGAGGCTCAAGACTCTGCTAATGCCCCCAGGTCTTCATTGAGAGACGTCAACACCAGTGATACAGACTCATGGTGCTCTGATGAGGCTCAAAACTCCGCTAATGCCCCCAGGTCTTCATTGAGAGACGTCAACACCATACACACAGACTCATGTTGTTCTGATGAGGCTCAAGACTCCGCTAGTGCCCCCAGGTCTTCATTGAGAGACGTCAACACCAGTCACACAGACTCATGGTGCTCTGATGAGGCTCAAGGCGCCGCTAGTGCCCCCAGGTCTTCATTGAGAGACGTCAACACCAGTGATGCAGACTCATGGTGCTCTGATGAGGCTCAAGACTCCGCTAATGCCCCCAGGTCTTCATTCAGAGTCGTTAACACCAGTCACACAGACTCATGTTGTTCTGATGAGGCTCAAAACTCCAGTAGTGCCCCCTGTTCATTATTCAGAAACATTAACACCAGTGATGCAGACTCATGTTGTTCTGAAGTGGAAGTCGTCTCCCTAAACAtttgctgtttgtgtcttttcaacGACAGCAGTAATGACAACTCCTGGTTCTGTCACGAGGCTGTAGATGTCCCCGCTGCAGCCAAAGCCTCCTCTGGCAGGAGGAAGAAACTGATGAAAAGAATAAGAAAATTCTTTTTAGGACTCAGATGCTGCTTCTGTTCAAAAGTGGAGGACTAA
- the LOC109629117 gene encoding uncharacterized protein isoform X4, whose translation MSSWTSSGDPSAASAALTAPDVQASWVLHSSSSSYKVLDFIGEGSFGQIFKSQNLRTKEVVAVKIPKKDTENEDINDEVAILKVISKLDSDHNNLIKFHEQFQHMEQTCLVFEMMDMNLYDLLEQREGKPLTLHEIRPVGKQLLVALDALKRFGVLHTDIKPDNIMFVNMQDQPLRLKLIDFGCALMVSQVELGMDVQPYGYRAPEIALGLPFTEAIDVWGVGCVLAFLYLAQNLFHVDCKYQMMNSMVAVLGQPEDHLLRAGKYSQQFFIEEEAGATSSWRLMTAEEFTVANHMSPEKPDLFINGLTSLNDLIHIHPKSDAIEMEDRRAFVSLLGALLHFDGDERISPRQALQQPFISMSHLRQDVNSGDYLTTSKTAMRVNPTEDRVACAASDCGNFETELSGSMDTDSWCSDEAQDSASAPRSSFRVVNTSDTDSWCSDEAQDSASAPRSSFRVVNTSDADSWCSDEAQDSASAPRSSFRDVNTSDDSWCFDEAQDSANAPRSSLRDVNTSHTDSWCSDEAQDSANAPRSSFRVVNTSDADSWCFDEAQDSANAPRSSLRDVNTSDADSWCFDEAQDSASAPRSSFRDVNTSDTDSWCSDEAQDSANAPRSSLRDVNTSHTDSWCSDEAQNSANAPRSSLRDVNTSHTDSWCSDEAQDSASAPRSSLRDVNTSHTDSWCSDEAQGAASAPRSSLRDVNTSDADSWCSDEAQDSANAPRSSLRDVNTSDADSWCFDEAQDSASAPRSSLRDVNTSDTDSWCSDEAQNSANAPRSSLRDVNTIHTDSCCSDEAQDSASAPRSSLRDVNTSHTDSWCSDEAQGAASAPRSSLRDVNTSDADSWCSDEAQDSANAPRSSLRDVNTSDADSWCFDEAQDSASAPRSSFRVVNTSDTDSWCFDEAQDSANAPRSSFRDVNTSDTDSWCSDEAQDSANAPRSSLRDVNTSDTDSWCSDEAQNSANAPRSSLRDVNTIHTDSCCSDEAQDSASAPRSSLRDVNTSHTDSWCSDEAQGAASAPRSSLRDVNTSDADSWCSDEAQDSANAPRSSFRVVNTSHTDSCCSDEAQNSSSAPCSLFRNINTSDADSCCSEVEVVSLNICCLCLFNDSSNDNSWFCHEAVDVPAAAKASSGRRKKLMKRIRKFFLGLRCCFCSKVED comes from the exons ATGTCCTCGTGGACAAGTTCAGGAGATCCCTCTGCTGCCTCAG ctGCACTGACAGCACCTGATGTTCAGGCCAGCTGGGTGCTTCACAGCAGCTCGTCCTCCTATAAAGTCCTGGACTTCATAGGGGAAGGAAGCTTTGGCCAAATTTTCAAGTCCCAGAACCTCAGGACGAAAGAGGTGGTTGCTGTGAAAATCCCAAAGAAGGACACAGAGAACGAGGACATTAACGATGAG gtgGCCATATTGAAAGTCATCAGTAAGCTGGATTCAGATCACAACAACCTGATCAAGTTCCATGAACAATTCCAACACATGGAACAGACATGCTTGGTGTTCGAGATGATGGACATGAATCTCTATGACCTGCTAGAGCAGCGAGAGGGGAAACCCCTCACTCTTCATGAGATCCGCCCAGTTGGCAAGCAG CTCTTGGTGGCCTTGGATGCTCTGAAACGTTTTGGTGTCCTGCACACGGACATCAAACCGGACAATATCATGTTCGTCAACATGCAGGACCAGCCGCTAAGGCTGAAGCTGATCGACTTTGGCTGCGCTTTGATGGTGTCCCAGGTGGAGCTGGGCATGGACGTCCAGCCGTATGGGTATAG GGCTCCAGAAATCGCACTTGGCCTTCCATTTACAGAGGCCATCGATGTGTGGGGGGTCGGGTGTGTGCTGGCGTTCCTATACCTGGCTCAAAACCTCTTCCATGTGGACTGCAAATATCAGATG ATGAACAGCATGGTTGCAGTGCTGGGCCAGCCAGAGGACCACCTGCTCCGTGCTGGCAAGTACAGCCAGCAGTTCTTCATTGAAGAGGAGGCTGGAGCTACTTCATCATGGAGACTGATG ACGGCAGAAGAATTTACTGTGGCAAACCACATGAGCCCAGAGAAACCCGACCTCTTTATCAATGGGCTGACCTCTCTAAACGATTTGATTCAT ATCCATCCAAAATCGGACGCCATTGAGATGGAAGACCGGAGGGCCTTTGTGTCACTCTTAGGAGCTTTGCTGCATTTTGATGGGGATGAGAGGATCTCTCCTCGTCAAGCTCTGCAGCAGCCCTTCATTTCCATGAGCCACCTGAGACAGGACGTCAACAGCGGAGACTA TCTGACCACCTCCAAAACTGCCATGAGGGTCAACCCAACTGAGGACAGGGTCGCCTGTGCAGCATCAGACTGCGGCAACTTTGAGACAGAACTCTCTGGCTCCATGGACACAGACTCATGGTGCTCTGATGAGGCTCAAGACTCCGCTAGTGCCCCCAGGTCCTCATTCAGAGTGGTTAACACCAGTGATACAGACTCATGGTGCTCTGATGAGGCTCAAGACTCCGCTAGTGCCCCCAGGTCCTCATTCAGAGTGGTTAACACCAGTGATGCAGACTCATGGTGCTCTGATGAGGCTCAAGACTCCGCTAGTGCCCCCAGGTCTTCATTCAGAGACGTTAACACCAGTGATGACTCATGGTGCTTTGATGAGGCTCAAGACTCCGCTAATGCCCCCAGGTCTTCATTGAGAGACGTTAACACCAGTCACACAGACTCATGGTGCTCTGATGAGGCTCAAGACTCCGCTAATGCCCCCAGGTCCTCATTCAGAGTCGTTAACACCAGTGATGCAGACTCATGGTGCTTTGATGAGGCTCAAGACTCCGCTAATGCCCCCAGGTCTTCATTGAGAGACGTCAACACCAGTGATGCAGACTCATGGTGCTTTGATGAGGCTCAAGACTCCGCTAGTGCCCCCAGGTCCTCATTCAGAGACGTTAACACCAGTGATACAGACTCATGGTGCTCTGATGAGGCTCAAGACTCTGCTAATGCCCCCAGGTCTTCATTGAGAGACGTTAACACCAGTCACACAGACTCATGGTGCTCTGATGAGGCTCAAAACTCCGCTAATGCCCCCAGGTCTTCATTGAGAGACGTCAACACCAGTCACACAGACTCATGGTGCTCTGATGAGGCTCAAGACTCCGCTAGTGCCCCCAGGTCTTCATTGAGAGACGTCAACACCAGTCACACAGACTCATGGTGCTCTGATGAGGCTCAAGGCGCCGCTAGTGCCCCCAGGTCTTCATTGAGAGACGTCAACACCAGTGATGCAGACTCATGGTGCTCTGATGAGGCTCAAGACTCCGCTAATGCCCCCAG GTCTTCATTGAGAGACGTCAACACCAGTGATGCAGACTCATGGTGCTTTGATGAGGCTCAAGACTCCGCTAGTGCCCCCAG GTCTTCATTGAGAGACGTCAACACCAGTGATACAGACTCATGGTGCTCTGATGAGGCTCAAAACTCCGCTAATGCCCCCAGGTCTTCATTGAGAGACGTCAACACCATACACACAGACTCATGTTGTTCTGATGAGGCTCAAGACTCCGCTAGTGCCCCCAGGTCTTCATTGAGAGACGTCAACACCAGTCACACAGACTCATGGTGCTCTGATGAGGCTCAAGGCGCCGCTAGTGCCCCCAGGTCTTCATTGAGAGACGTCAACACCAGTGATGCAGACTCATGGTGCTCTGATGAGGCTCAAGACTCCGCTAATGCCCCCAG GTCTTCATTGAGAGACGTCAACACCAGTGATGCAGACTCATGGTGCTTTGATGAGGCTCAAGACTCCGCTAGTGCCCCCAGGTCCTCATTCAGAGTGGTTAACACCAGTGATACAGACTCATGGTGCTTTGATGAGGCTCAAGACTCCGCTAATGCCCCCAGGTCCTCATTCAGAGACGTTAACACCAGTGATACAGACTCATGGTGCTCTGATGAGGCTCAAGACTCTGCTAATGCCCCCAGGTCTTCATTGAGAGACGTCAACACCAGTGATACAGACTCATGGTGCTCTGATGAGGCTCAAAACTCCGCTAATGCCCCCAGGTCTTCATTGAGAGACGTCAACACCATACACACAGACTCATGTTGTTCTGATGAGGCTCAAGACTCCGCTAGTGCCCCCAGGTCTTCATTGAGAGACGTCAACACCAGTCACACAGACTCATGGTGCTCTGATGAGGCTCAAGGCGCCGCTAGTGCCCCCAGGTCTTCATTGAGAGACGTCAACACCAGTGATGCAGACTCATGGTGCTCTGATGAGGCTCAAGACTCCGCTAATGCCCCCAGGTCTTCATTCAGAGTCGTTAACACCAGTCACACAGACTCATGTTGTTCTGATGAGGCTCAAAACTCCAGTAGTGCCCCCTGTTCATTATTCAGAAACATTAACACCAGTGATGCAGACTCATGTTGTTCTGAAGTGGAAGTCGTCTCCCTAAACAtttgctgtttgtgtcttttcaacGACAGCAGTAATGACAACTCCTGGTTCTGTCACGAGGCTGTAGATGTCCCCGCTGCAGCCAAAGCCTCCTCTGGCAGGAGGAAGAAACTGATGAAAAGAATAAGAAAATTCTTTTTAGGACTCAGATGCTGCTTCTGTTCAAAAGTGGAGGACTAA
- the LOC109629117 gene encoding uncharacterized protein isoform X8: MLAEVAVLAEVVMLAEVAMLAEVAVLAEVAMLAEVAMLAEVVMLAEVAVLAEVAMLMCTPCEPLAALTAPDVQASWVLHSSSSSYKVLDFIGEGSFGQIFKSQNLRTKEVVAVKIPKKDTENEDINDEVAILKVISKLDSDHNNLIKFHEQFQHMEQTCLVFEMMDMNLYDLLEQREGKPLTLHEIRPVGKQLLVALDALKRFGVLHTDIKPDNIMFVNMQDQPLRLKLIDFGCALMVSQVELGMDVQPYGYRAPEIALGLPFTEAIDVWGVGCVLAFLYLAQNLFHVDCKYQMMNSMVAVLGQPEDHLLRAGKYSQQFFIEEEAGATSSWRLMTAEEFTVANHMSPEKPDLFINGLTSLNDLIHIHPKSDAIEMEDRRAFVSLLGALLHFDGDERISPRQALQQPFISMSHLRQDVNSGDYLTTSKTAMRVNPTEDRVACAASDCGNFETELSGSMDTDSWCSDEAQDSASAPRSSFRVVNTSDTDSWCSDEAQDSASAPRSSFRVVNTSDADSWCSDEAQDSASAPRSSFRDVNTSDDSWCFDEAQDSANAPRSSLRDVNTSHTDSWCSDEAQDSANAPRSSFRVVNTSDADSWCFDEAQDSANAPRSSLRDVNTSDADSWCFDEAQDSASAPRSSFRDVNTSDTDSWCSDEAQDSANAPRSSLRDVNTSHTDSWCSDEAQNSANAPRSSLRDVNTSHTDSWCSDEAQDSASAPRSSLRDVNTSHTDSWCSDEAQGAASAPRSSLRDVNTSDADSWCSDEAQDSANAPRSSLRDVNTSDADSWCFDEAQDSASAPRSSLRDVNTSDTDSWCSDEAQNSANAPRSSLRDVNTIHTDSCCSDEAQDSASAPRSSLRDVNTSHTDSWCSDEAQGAASAPRSSLRDVNTSDADSWCSDEAQDSANAPRSSLRDVNTSDADSWCFDEAQDSASAPRSSFRVVNTSDTDSWCFDEAQDSANAPRSSFRDVNTSDTDSWCSDEAQDSANAPRSSLRDVNTSDTDSWCSDEAQNSANAPRSSLRDVNTIHTDSCCSDEAQDSASAPRSSLRDVNTSHTDSWCSDEAQGAASAPRSSLRDVNTSDADSWCSDEAQDSANAPSSNDNSWFCHEAVDVPAAAKASSGRRKKLMKRIRKFFLGLRCCFCSKVED, from the exons ATGCTAGCAGAAGTAGCAGTGCTAGCAGAAGTAGTGATGCTAGCAGAAGTAGCGATGCTAGCAGAAGTAGCAGTGCTAGCAGAAGTAGCGATGCTAGCAGAAGTAGCAATGCTAGCAGAAGTAGTGATGCTAGCAGAAGTAGCAGTGCTAGCAGAAGTAGCAATGCTAATGTGCACCCCGTGTGAACCcttgg ctGCACTGACAGCACCTGATGTTCAGGCCAGCTGGGTGCTTCACAGCAGCTCGTCCTCCTATAAAGTCCTGGACTTCATAGGGGAAGGAAGCTTTGGCCAAATTTTCAAGTCCCAGAACCTCAGGACGAAAGAGGTGGTTGCTGTGAAAATCCCAAAGAAGGACACAGAGAACGAGGACATTAACGATGAG gtgGCCATATTGAAAGTCATCAGTAAGCTGGATTCAGATCACAACAACCTGATCAAGTTCCATGAACAATTCCAACACATGGAACAGACATGCTTGGTGTTCGAGATGATGGACATGAATCTCTATGACCTGCTAGAGCAGCGAGAGGGGAAACCCCTCACTCTTCATGAGATCCGCCCAGTTGGCAAGCAG CTCTTGGTGGCCTTGGATGCTCTGAAACGTTTTGGTGTCCTGCACACGGACATCAAACCGGACAATATCATGTTCGTCAACATGCAGGACCAGCCGCTAAGGCTGAAGCTGATCGACTTTGGCTGCGCTTTGATGGTGTCCCAGGTGGAGCTGGGCATGGACGTCCAGCCGTATGGGTATAG GGCTCCAGAAATCGCACTTGGCCTTCCATTTACAGAGGCCATCGATGTGTGGGGGGTCGGGTGTGTGCTGGCGTTCCTATACCTGGCTCAAAACCTCTTCCATGTGGACTGCAAATATCAGATG ATGAACAGCATGGTTGCAGTGCTGGGCCAGCCAGAGGACCACCTGCTCCGTGCTGGCAAGTACAGCCAGCAGTTCTTCATTGAAGAGGAGGCTGGAGCTACTTCATCATGGAGACTGATG ACGGCAGAAGAATTTACTGTGGCAAACCACATGAGCCCAGAGAAACCCGACCTCTTTATCAATGGGCTGACCTCTCTAAACGATTTGATTCAT ATCCATCCAAAATCGGACGCCATTGAGATGGAAGACCGGAGGGCCTTTGTGTCACTCTTAGGAGCTTTGCTGCATTTTGATGGGGATGAGAGGATCTCTCCTCGTCAAGCTCTGCAGCAGCCCTTCATTTCCATGAGCCACCTGAGACAGGACGTCAACAGCGGAGACTA TCTGACCACCTCCAAAACTGCCATGAGGGTCAACCCAACTGAGGACAGGGTCGCCTGTGCAGCATCAGACTGCGGCAACTTTGAGACAGAACTCTCTGGCTCCATGGACACAGACTCATGGTGCTCTGATGAGGCTCAAGACTCCGCTAGTGCCCCCAGGTCCTCATTCAGAGTGGTTAACACCAGTGATACAGACTCATGGTGCTCTGATGAGGCTCAAGACTCCGCTAGTGCCCCCAGGTCCTCATTCAGAGTGGTTAACACCAGTGATGCAGACTCATGGTGCTCTGATGAGGCTCAAGACTCCGCTAGTGCCCCCAGGTCTTCATTCAGAGACGTTAACACCAGTGATGACTCATGGTGCTTTGATGAGGCTCAAGACTCCGCTAATGCCCCCAGGTCTTCATTGAGAGACGTTAACACCAGTCACACAGACTCATGGTGCTCTGATGAGGCTCAAGACTCCGCTAATGCCCCCAGGTCCTCATTCAGAGTCGTTAACACCAGTGATGCAGACTCATGGTGCTTTGATGAGGCTCAAGACTCCGCTAATGCCCCCAGGTCTTCATTGAGAGACGTCAACACCAGTGATGCAGACTCATGGTGCTTTGATGAGGCTCAAGACTCCGCTAGTGCCCCCAGGTCCTCATTCAGAGACGTTAACACCAGTGATACAGACTCATGGTGCTCTGATGAGGCTCAAGACTCTGCTAATGCCCCCAGGTCTTCATTGAGAGACGTTAACACCAGTCACACAGACTCATGGTGCTCTGATGAGGCTCAAAACTCCGCTAATGCCCCCAGGTCTTCATTGAGAGACGTCAACACCAGTCACACAGACTCATGGTGCTCTGATGAGGCTCAAGACTCCGCTAGTGCCCCCAGGTCTTCATTGAGAGACGTCAACACCAGTCACACAGACTCATGGTGCTCTGATGAGGCTCAAGGCGCCGCTAGTGCCCCCAGGTCTTCATTGAGAGACGTCAACACCAGTGATGCAGACTCATGGTGCTCTGATGAGGCTCAAGACTCCGCTAATGCCCCCAG GTCTTCATTGAGAGACGTCAACACCAGTGATGCAGACTCATGGTGCTTTGATGAGGCTCAAGACTCCGCTAGTGCCCCCAG GTCTTCATTGAGAGACGTCAACACCAGTGATACAGACTCATGGTGCTCTGATGAGGCTCAAAACTCCGCTAATGCCCCCAGGTCTTCATTGAGAGACGTCAACACCATACACACAGACTCATGTTGTTCTGATGAGGCTCAAGACTCCGCTAGTGCCCCCAGGTCTTCATTGAGAGACGTCAACACCAGTCACACAGACTCATGGTGCTCTGATGAGGCTCAAGGCGCCGCTAGTGCCCCCAGGTCTTCATTGAGAGACGTCAACACCAGTGATGCAGACTCATGGTGCTCTGATGAGGCTCAAGACTCCGCTAATGCCCCCAG GTCTTCATTGAGAGACGTCAACACCAGTGATGCAGACTCATGGTGCTTTGATGAGGCTCAAGACTCCGCTAGTGCCCCCAGGTCCTCATTCAGAGTGGTTAACACCAGTGATACAGACTCATGGTGCTTTGATGAGGCTCAAGACTCCGCTAATGCCCCCAGGTCCTCATTCAGAGACGTTAACACCAGTGATACAGACTCATGGTGCTCTGATGAGGCTCAAGACTCTGCTAATGCCCCCAGGTCTTCATTGAGAGACGTCAACACCAGTGATACAGACTCATGGTGCTCTGATGAGGCTCAAAACTCCGCTAATGCCCCCAGGTCTTCATTGAGAGACGTCAACACCATACACACAGACTCATGTTGTTCTGATGAGGCTCAAGACTCCGCTAGTGCCCCCAGGTCTTCATTGAGAGACGTCAACACCAGTCACACAGACTCATGGTGCTCTGATGAGGCTCAAGGCGCCGCTAGTGCCCCCAGGTCTTCATTGAGAGACGTCAACACCAGTGATGCAGACTCATGGTGCTCTGATGAGGCTCAAGACTCCGCTAATGCCCCCAG CAGTAATGACAACTCCTGGTTCTGTCACGAGGCTGTAGATGTCCCCGCTGCAGCCAAAGCCTCCTCTGGCAGGAGGAAGAAACTGATGAAAAGAATAAGAAAATTCTTTTTAGGACTCAGATGCTGCTTCTGTTCAAAAGTGGAGGACTAA